A genomic window from Salvia hispanica cultivar TCC Black 2014 chromosome 5, UniMelb_Shisp_WGS_1.0, whole genome shotgun sequence includes:
- the LOC125188563 gene encoding MACPF domain-containing protein CAD1-like, whose translation MRLKISESCVVSVDIQCSSGRSDDKKTPVWIFYEIPLGCFNSMFNFSGSWQLDAATAKSLAMVGCTIPSRYRLFSIKLVKDELSLCNEIKRAVPYSWDDPASLARLQLDASPSPDSSSALKEANKIILPLTCSLWFRFRRFFSPTRRHTSPYRCTQVARARRAG comes from the exons ATGCGCCTCAAAATCTCCGAATCTTGCGTGGTCTCCGTTGACATTCAATGTAGCAGTGGTCGGAGTGATGATAAGAAGACCCCAGTTTGGATCTTCTACGAG ATACCACTTGGATGCTTCAATTCCATGTTTAATTTCAGCGGCTCTTGGCAACTTGATGCAGCAACTGCGAAGTCACTTGCAATGGTTGGATGTACCATCCCATCCCGTTATCGGTTATTCAGTATCAAACTAGTGAAAGACGAGTTAAGTTTGTGTAATGAAATAAAGCGTGCCGTTCCATATTCTTGGGATGATCCTGCATCCTTGGCAAG GTTACAGTTGGACGCCAGCCCGTCACCAGACTCAAGCTCAGCCTTGAAAGAGGCAAACAAAATCATCTTGCCTCTAACTTGCAGCCTCTGGTTTCGCTTCCGAAGATTCTTCAGCCCCACTAGGAGACACACATCACCATATAGGTGCACCCAAGTGGCAAGGGCCAGGAGAGCAGGATAG